Below is a genomic region from Mustela lutreola isolate mMusLut2 chromosome 1, mMusLut2.pri, whole genome shotgun sequence.
CCCTGCGTGGTGTGGGCCACGCAGCTGCTGGGCTAGGCAGCCTGAACCCCCAGAGGGACCTGACTCTGAGCTGCAGCTACTTCTCAACACATCGAGGGACCTGCATGCTCCCAGGACCCGCAGCGGCCTGAGGCTCCCGAAATGCCCTTCTGGCCTGGACTGGCTCACGACTCAGAATGTAAGTTTCAAGAACACACAGGTGACACACACATGGGTGTTTCCGAAGTGGGGGGCCCTCAGGGCTCTTCTGCAAACAAGAGGGCATGGTGGCCTGTTCTCGACACAACCCATGACTGCAAGGCTTTGAGGCCTCATGTCCAGGCCCAGAGCCTTTGATGGTGGAGAGAGGTTGCGTCCCCtgaaaaaaagaactcagaatCCAGTTACTGTTAATGTCCTGAAGTATGTAAGGGGGCCCTGTGGCCATTTTCAGGAGATTGCTCTCCAACCTCTGGGATTACTGGATGGCCCTGAACCAATGCTAATGCTTGGAAGCCATCAGTCGCCCCCAGGAGCTTGGAGAGGTCTGACAGAGCCTGTGAGCCAAGGGCTTTGCAGACCCCTCCTGCCAGAGTTTCTGTACTCCCCCGAAAGCAGAGAGTGGGGTGACATGTCCCACATTGGTTCCCTGTGCAGGGAGGGCCAGCACGGAAGTCCCTGGGCCCAAACCACCTTGTTTCCAGGGAAGCCTCAGAGACCTGTTCCCATATCAGACTCAGGGTCCTTTCTGTGCTGTCAGGACAGGTGGTCACCTTGCCCCCTCTGGCCATGGCTGACACAGCTGACAGTATGTTTCCTGCACAAAACCACATGGTGTGTCTCCTGACATGCAGCTGACCTGGCAAACGCCTCCTTCTCCACCCTCACTGAAGAGCAGAATCTGGAGCAGTGGCCTTCATGTGACGGGGATCAGCATactcccaaccccttctcccaggcTTAGTAGGGTCCCGGGGCTCTTGTTTCCTTGAGGACATTACACTGACTGGACTGGGTGTGTGCGAGTTGATGAGTGCCTGGGGTGCCTTAGTCCAGCCCATGTTGACCACAGGCTGGAAGATAAGCTGTCAAAAGCCAGGAGCTTTCAGGGAAGTTCTTGGGATCTGATGGAAACATTGGGATGTCCTGTAAAGTAACATCATGCCACCCAGGAGGACAGCCGGTCAGGCCCACGGTGCCTGACACAGCTGCAGCAGAGATGCCTCTGGGACGTGCCAACAGGAGGAACATCTCCGGCCCAGACTCCTAGCCTCCCGGAGTAGGGCTATTTCCTCCTCCATCCAAATCCCCTATCCACTCAACAACGGCTGTGGACTGGCCGCTGAGCTCCTGATAAGCTCTAAGCTGACTGACCCACGTGCCCAGCGAGAAGCATGTACGTGCAGTGTTTTGCCCTCAAGAGTGAGTAACGGGGACGGTGTCCAGCTGCTGCGGGAAATGAGCTGTACGAACACGGGGGTCCAGCTCCCCTCTTCCCCAACCAACCCTGGCTTCACAAGGATGCTGGCTGCTAGGAAATGAGAAGCGTGCAGACATGGCTTGGGGCAAATGTGTACATAGACCAGTGTCTCTCAGTGGCCCAAGCTGAGGGCATACCAAGCCCAAGCGTGGTTCTACCAAAGGTAGTATCCAGGAAGGTGACCAGCTGGCCCAACTCCCGAAGACCGGGACAGGAAGCTTGAGGCTAAGGTATGCAGAGAAGCACAGAATGAGAGTGCTATCCCACAGAAACACCTCCATGGACATGTGGGGCATCCCTCACATCTGAGACCAGTAAACAGGCCTCCCTGCCATCCTGGTGACAACTCCTGGAGACCAGGTACAGAGAGGTAcagcagcaggggcagaggctgtGTGCGGGCCAATCACCAGGACACCCCAACTCCCAGAAAGCCCAGCCACAAATCAGCAAAGACCAAAGCTAAGCCGTCCGCATGGTCAGAGAACGGGGACGCACCAGAGTCTGGTGACAAGCTGATGATGTGGACATCACAAGCTTGGTGGAGACGGTGCCTTAGCCCCTGGAGGTCTAGGGCTACAGCACGGATGCGTCTCTGTCATcctgactccctgctgaccatCCCAGAGCCACACTCGCCTCTAGAGGGGGACCCGTCCTCCCACCAGGACAACAGCTGTGCACCTGTGCCAGGAATTCATGGCCAAGGGGCAAATGGGGTGGGAGCTGCAGCTTTGCCAAATGCCAGAACACACTGGGCAGAGAGGGGAGCAGCCTCACAGCCTGAGGGACCTCTGCTCAGCGGGTTGGAAGGTCTTGGCATCTACGGAAAGACCTAGTCCACCATGGAACCCAGGCCCCCTCCCGGAAGCTGAAACAGCCCCTTCCACCGTCAGAGTCCCAACGACCACAGAACCAGCAGGTAGAGAAGAGGCTGCTTTACTGCTGGAATGATGGATCCCCACCACCATGGAGAAATGGAGTCTGTACTTATTAGGAGCTGAACtgtaacccccccacccccgcaaattCTTGTGTTGAAGTTCTAATTTCTAGTGCCTCCGCACAGGATTGTATTTGGAGAAGGAGCCTTTAAGGTGAGGAAAATGAGGTCCTGAGAGTAGGCAGTACTCCCACAGGACTGGCATCCCCAGGAGAGGGCAACAGGACACAGAAGGTGGGGAGAAGACCACCGTGGGTGAGCCCAAGCCCGGGAGAGAGGCCTTGGAAGGATCCAGCTGAGCCCACACCTTGATCgcagacttctggcctctgggCCTCGGAGAGAACACACTTCTGTAGCTAGAGCTTTGGGGTCGGTGGTTTGCTCTACTTTGTCATGACGGCCTGAGCTGGCTGAGACAGGGCTGCGTGACAGGGCAAGAGGAACACACCAGGAAGCCAGGGACCCACCCAGCACCCCCTCTGCTCCCTGTAAACTAATGGCAGTTAGCAGGGAACATAAGGGCTGGGCCCCCCCGGCACTGAGCTCCATGGTACCCACACCggcaaagaggaaaaggaacaggGGCTGACTATGGGGTTCAGATGAAGAGTGATCAAGGTGACTTCTCCTACCCGCAATAAGGCACTTGGTGAGACCTTGGTGAGTTCTTGAGTTTTTCATGTGGATGGGCAGCTGGCAGGTtgggggaagccagggagggTGAGCAGGCCTGGTCTTCGATCCGCCCTTTCAGACCCACACCACCTCCCCCTGACCAAAGCCcaggtagccccagagggcagtAGAGGAGGAGAGTGGGATCAGGGCCTCACACCTCAACTCTTGCTCACAGGGCACCCCAGACTTGCTGCACCCCTGGGCTGAAGGTCTCTGCTCCTCACCAGGTGGCCTCTCCATACCTCTCTGTGTGGACCAGTGAGTGCTCCCTCACCTGCTCTGTGGCCCTGGGGTAGGAGGTAGGAGGCGGAGGGATCCTGGGTCCCACACTTCCCCGTGCAGCATCCCTGCCCACTGTCACTTATCTGTGAAGAGCCCCCAGTGTTCTTCATCTCAACATCCCATCTGTCTCCTTCTGGGCTCAGATATGGAACCAGGATGGCCCCAGGAGCAGGCACAGCTTGCAGCTGACATTGTGGGCCTTTTTTCCTGCTGGCCGTGGTTGGGGTCTGACAACCTGGaagccccaccccacctcccaccatgTGAAGTGCAGGGGTCAGCCTGCCTGGGCCTCAAGGAGTGGGTCCTCATCTGGGCTCCAAGCTGACTCCGGCAGGCCCCCTCTCGCTCAGCAGAATGGACATGGGACAGCAATGGAGCCCACTGCACCCAGCAATGAGGCCAAAGGCCCCAGGGAAACAGGAGAGCTATCCTAATGGCAGCCAGACCTCAGTCTCCACGTGCCTGGCCAGCGCCCTGTCCTAGCTCCCTCAGTGGGAGAACACTCTGAAGAGGAGGGACTTGGGGAAGGCCTTGCTCTAGCCAGGTTCCAAGTGTACCCTGGGCCTGGCCACAAAGGGTAACCCCAAGACTGACCAGTGGAAAGGCACTGTAAGGGGATGAGCAAGAGGACAGGAGAGGACAGACAGAGCCGATGGATGGGCCACTGGTGGTCCAACCCATCTCAGCTCCCGGCCCCCCAGGCTGCGGAGTCAGCACAGGTTCACAGTCACCGGGTGGGGAGGGCTTCATAGGGCAGGGACTTCCACGTAGTGCACAGGGTTTGAGAAAGGGCCTGGTCGGGCCCAGTAGTCCACGGCTCGAACCCGGTAGAAGCCAGAGGTGACGGCGGTGTCTGAGGGCACAAACACATCCGTGTGCTCTTGAGTGATAGCCCCCAGGACCCACCCCAAACTCCCAGAGCTCCCTGGAGCCCACCCCACGGGACACTGTGCCAAGGCCCAGAAGTGGGGCAGCTGAGGCCAGGGCACAGGGCCACAGGCACACCTGGGCTGAACACAAAGAGGTTGAAGGTCGACGGCTTGCTGCTGACAGGGGCGTACATCTCACCATCCGTGGAGAACTGGATCTCATAGGTCCACAGGCACCTGAGGGGACCAGTCAGAACCAGGGCTGGCGTCCTGGTGCAGTGGAGTATAAGGCAGACTCACAGCCCCTTCTCTGACCCTTCCCCGGGTGCCTGGCCCTCCTCCTGCAATGAGGTCAGGCCACATTGATGAAGAGAGGGGACTGGAACCCAGATGCCACCTGCCAATGTTCCCTGCAGGGCCAGGGACCAATGTCTTGGCCATTTCTGTGTCTGTGAGAACAGCGGGAGCAGTGGTAtgacaggcagaggtggggacCAGTTGGAGAACCAGAGTGGAGTGACCACATGGGCACTGCAGCCTCAAGAAACTGGGCATAGACAGGGACAAGCAGCTCCTCAGGGTGGGTATTAGGGGAGTGGGAGTGAGTGCACTCACGCACTTGGAGCCCACGTGCTCATCCGACCAGACCAAAAGCACCTGCCCACTGGTCAAAGGCAGGGCACGGAGCCAGGTCACCTGCAGGGAGAGAGGCTCCATGACTGGGGGGTTGGAGGGGCCTGCGAGGCGGGGCAGGAAGGGGCTACTTGCCTGGCCTGGTGGCTTCTCAGGGCGCGCGCACACGTGCACCAGCAGGAGCGAGGGTAGCTGGAGCTCCGGGCGAAGGGTCAGGCGGCCGCTGGCAGGGAAGAGCTGTGGCGCCACAGCCACCGGGTCCTGGGGACAGGAACTGGTGGTACTCTGGGCCTTGGGATCGCAACAGCCGCCCTGCCCCATCCTGCGCCCTGCCCGCCGACCTCAGCTGCGCGCATGCGCCGGAACTCCTCTGTGGAGGGGAAGACTGGCTGGCCGAGACGCTGCCACTCGCCATGTGGACTGCAGAGCTCGTTGTCCAAGTACAGCGTGACGTAGACAAGCCCTGTGGAGCCAGATGCTGGAGCCACGCCCCACCGGGCCGGCCCACCAGAGCCTCGCCCCGTCCCCCAGGACCTCAGCTCACCCGGGCCTGAGGGCACCCCGCTCAGGCGCAGGGTCAGGGCGACGCTGCGGTTGGCGTGGGTGCGCGTGTCGTCACTTGCATAGATCAGCACCGTGGCGCGCCAGGCATCAAGGGGGCCACTGGGTCTGTGGGCGCTGGCTAGCACACCCACTGTGTGGTTGCTGTCCAGCACGGTCCCGGCTTGCGACACCTCAGCCCAGAGCTGCTCGCGGTCTACAGGGCCGGGGTGGGGTGGTTGCTAGGCAGAAGTCGCGGCCTCCCAGGGCTGCCCTCCAGGGCCTGGCTTCCCACCATTCATTGCCCGCCAGTAGGGGTCCAGCCCCAGGAGGGCCACAGTGACCCACTGAGCTGGGGAAGCGGGGTGGTGAGGGGCAGGAAactcccccatcctcccccatccccagcaggGCACATACATCGGTGTTTCCCCTGCCTGAGGGCCTTTGCACAAGCCACTAGGGCCCTACTGAGCCTGggtcctggccccacccagggtGCCCCCGGCGGCCTCCTCTGTCCCCAGTCTGGGCTGGCGCCGGGTAAAGGAAGGGGCGATACCCAGCAGGGCCAGCAGCGCCATGGCAGTGAGCACCGGCTTGCGCAGGAGCTGCACGTGTGGCGGCCGCGTGTTGTTGACCTGGAAACGCGCAGTGAGCGTGCGCTGCGTGAAGTAGTGCGGGTGGTAACTCAAGAAGGCGTTGTCGTTGCTCAGGAGCGCATAGCGCATGGCCGAGCTGGTGTTGGCCAGCAGCAGGTTCTGGTGCTGCGCGATGACCTGCGGGCATCCAGGTGGCAGCGCTCTTCCAGGCGCCCAAACCCCGGTTCCCCCAAAGGAACGTGGCCCAGGGGGTAGGTCCTGGGGGCTGGCCTACCTTTACCACCATGGCCGCATAGGTCACGTCAGCCCTCCAAGGCTGCGGCAGGGACCAGCCCACCAGCGGGTCCGCCTCATCGTTGTAAATGGGGGTGTCAGCAAACTTGGGGAAGAGCTGTTTTATCTGTTGCACCGTGGCCTTCTCCTGCTCCAGGATGTAGATGGAGCTGCCGGCACCCTGCGGGAATCAGCCTCAGGACCACTGGGCTGAAGACCAGGTGGGGCTGCAGCTGGCCGGGGTCCCTGTCTAGCGGAGGGGCAGGGGCGGTACTGTACCTTTTTGTGGAGGGAGATGTAGTCCAGCCGCACACCCGACTCCCCCGTGAAGAAGTTGGTGCCGTTGTGACAGTGCCCCAGGAGGCCCCAGCAGAGCGGGGATCGAGGCCAGGGGTGGAAGGAGTCCCCGGGGCCGCCGAGGCGCAGAGCAGGGCTGGCAGCCCGCAGACCCTCGGAGCAGGCGTCGTAGTAGTTCAGGAAGCCTGGGCCAGAGGGAACTTGAGTCCATCCCCTGGTGCCTGAGGGGCTGCTCCCGCCCCTTCTCCACTCACAGGACCTCAGAGCCGCCACCCACCTTGCATGGTCATGGACACGTTGTCAAAGTCGTGGTGGTCTGGCTCATTCCATGTCTCGAAATTCCACTTGGAAACATGTGAGAGTCCATACCGACCTGCAGAGTGTCCCCACTGTCACACATGCTTCCCCCTGCCCTGTGTGGGGAATGCCAAGCCTATCCCAACTCACAGGAAGTCTGCCTATGGCTGGACACTTGGCTATGACAAGGCTATCCAAACCCATATGAGCCCACTGCACCCTGCCTGGCCTCCTTCCCCATCAGGAGACCCTGGTTCAGGGCTCATGAGAGAGAAGACCAAGGAGGTGGCCCAGGTGGTATGGGAGAGCCTGACCAGGAACgcccaccctctccctccaggGCCTGTGCCCTGCCCACCAATGTATCTCCTGGCCACGAGAGAGACCAGCTCCTTCCACTCAAACACCTGCTTCTTGTCCTCGAAGTTGGTGAAGCGTTTGGAGGGGCTGCCCATCAGCTCAAAGCCTGCAACACAGAAGGTGGCGGTCCGGCCGGGGGCCCCAGCTGCCCGTACAGAGGCCAATCCTCTGCATATAACCAGCGAGGACTCAGAGGGGTCAGGTcatggggaggggacaggactAGAGTGCCGAGGGCGGGGCTGCTGCTTACCTGGGAGGAGCTGGTTCTCCCTGAGAAGATCCAGGTACCGATCCAGATGGGTGAAGTTGTAGCTCAGACCTCGCCCAGCTGATCCCCTGTGGAAAAACAGTGAATGTCAGGCCAGAGGACAGTGGGATCTGGGCTGAAACTGTCGCCACATTCAAGCATGTAGGGAGCCTGCAAGGTGCCACACAGGTCTCAGATCCAGACTCCTCAGTCGGTCCCACCCCTTGGAAAACACCAATGATGGCAGCCTAGCAGTCATTCACAGCCTAGTATGAACCAGTGTGCCTGTACTGGAAGCCTACCCCCAAGCCTTCAGGAGCTCAGAACAGCTTTGGGCTCAGGTGTGGCATGGGGCAGGCAGGCCTTTTGGGAAGGGTACAATAGAATGGAGTACAGGAGAACAAGTCACCCTACAGACAGTTGACTATGGAGTGGGGAGCCATGAAACAGGGCAGGACCTGGGGGACGCCACACCTTGCTTCTTGGCATCTCCTGGAGGCCAGGGCTCCAGATTTGTCTCAAGAGTATTCCTCTTCCCTCCCACactcagaaaaggaagaagggcagCCTTCCCACCCTACTTCATTCATCCCAGACTGTGGCCCAAATTCTTCCAGGTTCACATTCTGGGAGGAGATAGAAATCATCAGGCAACTATTTGAATCTTTAAGAGCACATCAGATGTACCCTGAAGGGGAAGGGCCAGGGAGCAAAGGATCAGGCAGGGAGGGCCTCTCTGAGGTCATGTCTAAGACCTACCAAGTAGTGAGACAAAGCGAGCAACAGGAATGCTGGGGAAACAGCCAGGGCAGCATGTGCAATGGCCCTGAGGTTGGAGCAAACTCATAGTGATCGAACAGCAGAAAACATGGAGTGGACCTGGGACACAATAGGGTGCAGGCTGTGacagggtcacagaaggcctTGTTCCCAAGGTGAGGATGGGCCCCTGACTCAGAGTGAAATGGGGAGCCCTGTCAGAGATCCAGCGAGAAAAGTGCCATGACtttgttttgaaaactttttttttttttaaagattttatttatttatttatttgacagacagagatcacaagtaggcagagaagcaggcgggggggggggggaagcaggctccctgatgagcagagagcccgatgcggggctcaatcccaggaccctgagatcatgatctgagctgaaggcagagggtttaacccgctgagtcactcaggtgcccctgaaaactttttttcaacagttttaggtttatagcaaaactgagagggaggcagagagacttcccattttccctctgcttgcacGTGGGCTCAGCCTTCCCTGTGAACCATGTCCGCACCTAGTGGTATATCCCTTATGGTGGACCAGCCTCCACGGACACACCACCATCACCCAGAGTCCACAGATGACATCAGGGTGCTCCTCAGGGGCGCATGTTCTGTGGATCTGGACGAGGGCATCAGGGCAGGCGCCCACCACCACAGTATCACCTAGAGTTGCTTCCCGGCCCCCACATGCCCCGTGCTCCCCCTGTCCGccttcctcctcccagcccccgaCAACCACAGATCTAACAACTGGCCCCATAGTTTTCCCTTTTGCCATGATGTTTGGAAAGGTCCCCCGAGAACAGTGCAGCACCAGTACTGGGTGGTGGCCACAAGGCAGCAGAAAGGAGCTGGAGCAGATGGGCTTACAAGGTAGAAGGGACAACCTGCGGATGAGTGGAGTAGGTCTCACACAGCCCCTCACACTTCACCTGAGCAGCTTGGCCAGTAGGGGTACAGGTGGTCTCTGAGGGTGGACCCGGCATTGAGGGCTGAGGGAGGAAACTGGTGGCCTTGCAGTCAGGCACAGGCAAGGCCCCAGGGCGGAAGGAGTCGTGCAGGGGTA
It encodes:
- the IDUA gene encoding alpha-L-iduronidase isoform X2; this encodes MGSPSKRFTNFEDKKQVFEWKELVSLVARRYIGRYGLSHVSKWNFETWNEPDHHDFDNVSMTMQGFLNYYDACSEGLRAASPALRLGGPGDSFHPWPRSPLCWGLLGHCHNGTNFFTGESGVRLDYISLHKKGAGSSIYILEQEKATVQQIKQLFPKFADTPIYNDEADPLVGWSLPQPWRADVTYAAMVVKVIAQHQNLLLANTSSAMRYALLSNDNAFLSYHPHYFTQRTLTARFQVNNTRPPHVQLLRKPVLTAMALLALLDREQLWAEVSQAGTVLDSNHTVGVLASAHRPSGPLDAWRATVLIYASDDTRTHANRSVALTLRLSGVPSGPGLVYVTLYLDNELCSPHGEWQRLGQPVFPSTEEFRRMRAAEDPVAVAPQLFPASGRLTLRPELQLPSLLLVHVCARPEKPPGQASSPFLPRLAGPSNPPVMEPLSLQVTWLRALPLTSGQVLLVWSDEHVGSKCLWTYEIQFSTDGEMYAPVSSKPSTFNLFVFSPDTAVTSGFYRVRAVDYWARPGPFSNPVHYVEVPAL
- the IDUA gene encoding alpha-L-iduronidase isoform X1, whose amino-acid sequence is MRAPRSRPPLLTLLAALLATPRALAEAPHLVLVDAARALRPLRPFWRSTGFCPPLPHSQADQYDLSWDQQLNLAYVGAVPHGGIEQVRTHWLLELITARGSAGRGLSYNFTHLDRYLDLLRENQLLPGFELMGSPSKRFTNFEDKKQVFEWKELVSLVARRYIGRYGLSHVSKWNFETWNEPDHHDFDNVSMTMQGFLNYYDACSEGLRAASPALRLGGPGDSFHPWPRSPLCWGLLGHCHNGTNFFTGESGVRLDYISLHKKGAGSSIYILEQEKATVQQIKQLFPKFADTPIYNDEADPLVGWSLPQPWRADVTYAAMVVKVIAQHQNLLLANTSSAMRYALLSNDNAFLSYHPHYFTQRTLTARFQVNNTRPPHVQLLRKPVLTAMALLALLDREQLWAEVSQAGTVLDSNHTVGVLASAHRPSGPLDAWRATVLIYASDDTRTHANRSVALTLRLSGVPSGPGLVYVTLYLDNELCSPHGEWQRLGQPVFPSTEEFRRMRAAEDPVAVAPQLFPASGRLTLRPELQLPSLLLVHVCARPEKPPGQASSPFLPRLAGPSNPPVMEPLSLQVTWLRALPLTSGQVLLVWSDEHVGSKCLWTYEIQFSTDGEMYAPVSSKPSTFNLFVFSPDTAVTSGFYRVRAVDYWARPGPFSNPVHYVEVPAL